A genomic stretch from Sphingobacterium sp. ML3W includes:
- the cls gene encoding cardiolipin synthase, whose translation MEVLHHILQIALQYYWIPLLILYIGVIGTILIENRNPAKTIAWIMVIVFLPVIGLLIYYFFGQKFKKVKRMKRMYREQSKKLLDAWRKESEIMEEHIDTLNERIGSLAMVYRYLKNQKISTFSLNNDVTLFINGEEKFPVLIQQLKNAKHSIHMEYYIWEMDEIGREILEILEEKAKAGVTVRLILDSFGAPDVIKYLRRHKPDFLFEAFLPVTFTSLANSNYRNHRKIAVIDGRVGFVGGINISNRYINDGKNDVYWRDTAMMIIGAAVNTLQIQFWNSWNQTDADSFELGKGYLNRFPITNEDASGVGFTASDPGSPAPFNMEAIIAGINEAKEYVQLCTPYFIPSDQLTTALMLAVSSGVRVDLMLPAQSDSFFVQHASFSFIKPLLERGVNVYLYTKGFLHAKTICIDGKLAYIGTTNLDIRSFYINFEISGIVSDKALCERMNNQFLADIESSDLITIRKWMQRSRWKRGVDSICRLLAPLL comes from the coding sequence ATGGAGGTACTTCATCATATTTTACAAATTGCTTTACAATATTACTGGATTCCCTTACTCATTTTATATATTGGTGTCATCGGTACCATCTTGATCGAAAACCGTAATCCTGCCAAAACGATCGCTTGGATTATGGTGATTGTCTTTCTACCTGTAATCGGTTTGCTCATTTATTATTTCTTTGGGCAGAAATTCAAGAAGGTTAAAAGGATGAAACGGATGTATCGCGAGCAATCAAAGAAATTGCTTGACGCTTGGCGTAAGGAATCGGAAATTATGGAGGAACATATTGATACCCTTAACGAGCGGATCGGTAGTTTAGCCATGGTTTATCGGTACCTCAAAAACCAGAAAATATCCACATTCTCCCTGAATAATGATGTGACCTTATTTATTAATGGCGAGGAAAAGTTTCCGGTACTGATTCAGCAATTGAAAAATGCAAAACATTCCATCCATATGGAGTACTATATATGGGAAATGGATGAAATTGGTCGTGAAATATTGGAGATTTTGGAAGAGAAGGCAAAAGCCGGGGTGACCGTACGTCTGATCCTGGATAGTTTCGGAGCACCTGATGTGATTAAATATTTGCGTCGACATAAACCCGATTTTCTTTTTGAAGCTTTTCTCCCGGTTACTTTTACTTCATTGGCAAATAGTAACTACCGAAATCACCGTAAGATTGCCGTTATTGATGGAAGAGTTGGTTTTGTTGGAGGAATCAATATTTCGAATCGTTATATCAACGATGGGAAAAATGATGTTTATTGGCGCGATACTGCGATGATGATCATTGGTGCTGCCGTAAATACCTTACAAATTCAATTTTGGAATAGTTGGAACCAAACGGATGCAGATTCATTCGAATTAGGTAAAGGCTATTTAAATAGATTCCCGATCACAAATGAAGATGCGAGTGGTGTTGGGTTTACAGCTAGTGATCCCGGTTCTCCCGCTCCATTCAATATGGAGGCAATTATAGCGGGGATCAATGAAGCAAAGGAATATGTACAATTGTGTACGCCCTATTTTATTCCAAGTGATCAACTGACGACAGCGCTGATGTTGGCTGTTTCTTCGGGAGTTCGAGTTGATCTTATGTTACCTGCACAATCTGATTCCTTTTTTGTGCAGCATGCTTCCTTTTCCTTTATCAAGCCGCTACTCGAAAGAGGAGTAAATGTATACCTGTATACCAAAGGATTTCTCCATGCCAAAACAATCTGTATCGATGGTAAACTAGCCTATATTGGCACGACCAACCTGGATATCAGAAGCTTTTATATCAATTTTGAGATATCGGGAATTGTCTCTGATAAAGCGCTTTGTGAACGTATGAACAATCAATTTCTTGCAGATATTGAATCCTCGGATTTAATTACAATTCGTAAATGGATGCAGAGAAGTCGATGGAAACGTGGGGTGGATTCCATCTGCCGTTTATTGGCACCTTTACTTTAA
- a CDS encoding sulfite exporter TauE/SafE family protein: MSYTYFAFFMGLFGSIHCAVMCGPLIFVIEGRQGLSWAVFLNKVLYQLGRVLTYGSLGFLMGTMGTFAQVQGWQRALSWITGVILVLIAVVQLIGKNNRTIASLQTRSVQPVVRLLSKWLYKPGGSFIAGVLNGLLPCGMVYMALMSAMNADSSQQSFLFMLCFGLGTIPLLFLFSFLGNFSRSFKIGFSKWIPLLYFLLGIWFILRGANLDIPYLSPLIHIDGAINCV, translated from the coding sequence ATGAGTTATACCTACTTTGCATTTTTTATGGGCTTATTTGGAAGTATACATTGTGCGGTCATGTGTGGTCCCTTAATTTTTGTAATCGAGGGTAGGCAAGGACTAAGCTGGGCTGTTTTTCTAAATAAAGTACTTTATCAGTTAGGTAGGGTTTTGACTTACGGTAGTCTAGGTTTTCTTATGGGAACCATGGGTACATTTGCTCAAGTACAAGGCTGGCAACGTGCATTGAGCTGGATCACGGGAGTAATATTAGTGCTGATTGCCGTGGTTCAGCTTATAGGGAAAAACAATCGTACAATTGCCAGTTTGCAGACTCGTTCTGTGCAGCCCGTTGTCAGGCTTCTGTCGAAATGGTTATATAAGCCTGGGGGGAGTTTTATCGCGGGGGTACTGAACGGATTATTGCCCTGTGGCATGGTGTATATGGCTTTAATGTCGGCAATGAATGCAGACAGCTCACAGCAGAGTTTCCTATTTATGCTTTGCTTCGGATTGGGGACAATTCCGCTCTTATTTTTATTTTCCTTTTTGGGAAACTTTTCCCGATCTTTCAAAATTGGCTTTTCTAAATGGATTCCCTTGTTATATTTTTTGCTGGGAATCTGGTTTATACTGCGAGGTGCAAACTTAGATATTCCCTATTTAAGTCCTTTAATTCATATTGACGGTGCGATAAACTGTGTTTAA
- a CDS encoding cbb3-type cytochrome c oxidase N-terminal domain-containing protein → MSLLLDTVPATVEAVQSTWGFGTDNLYTDILIIVLIVVMLALLASALMVNRAMKSIIKITMPELVKEEELKKLANKGWLKRSWNKIMGIRPISEEKDIVIDHEYDGIRELDNPIPIWFNFLFYGTIFFGVVYLFIYQVSGIGMNQDQEYAHEMVVAEKERQAYLAASASNVDENTVEFEPDMAVEGKAIFAANCVACHGGNGEGGIGPNLTDKFWLHGGEIKDLFKTIKYGVPDKGMVPWEQTLSPAQIAQVASYIVTLRDTHPANPKEPQGEEVTYGKAEDGAKANNVAEADKKAE, encoded by the coding sequence ATGAGTTTATTATTAGATACCGTACCTGCCACGGTAGAAGCTGTTCAGTCTACCTGGGGTTTTGGTACGGATAATTTATACACAGATATCTTAATTATTGTATTGATTGTCGTGATGTTGGCTCTTTTGGCCTCGGCATTGATGGTCAACCGCGCAATGAAATCCATCATTAAGATTACGATGCCTGAATTGGTCAAAGAGGAAGAACTCAAGAAATTAGCCAATAAAGGATGGTTGAAACGATCTTGGAATAAGATCATGGGGATTAGGCCTATTTCTGAGGAAAAAGACATTGTCATCGATCACGAATACGATGGTATCCGAGAACTGGATAATCCCATTCCAATCTGGTTTAATTTTTTGTTCTATGGAACAATCTTCTTTGGGGTGGTCTACTTATTCATCTATCAGGTCTCTGGGATCGGTATGAATCAAGATCAGGAGTACGCACATGAAATGGTTGTTGCAGAAAAAGAAAGACAGGCTTATTTAGCTGCTTCTGCTAGCAACGTTGATGAAAATACGGTTGAATTTGAACCAGACATGGCTGTTGAGGGGAAAGCAATATTCGCTGCAAACTGTGTCGCCTGTCATGGAGGAAACGGGGAAGGTGGTATTGGACCTAACTTAACGGATAAATTTTGGTTGCATGGCGGGGAGATTAAAGATCTTTTCAAAACAATTAAGTATGGTGTTCCGGATAAAGGAATGGTGCCTTGGGAACAGACCTTGAGTCCGGCGCAAATTGCACAGGTGGCAAGTTACATTGTTACACTGAGAGATACACATCCTGCCAATCCAAAAGAACCGCAAGGGGAAGAGGTAACCTACGGAAAAGCTGAAGATGGAGCGAAAGCAAATAATGTGGCTGAGGCAGATAAAAAAGCAGAATAA
- a CDS encoding FixH family protein: MNWGTKIFLSLAVFMLCIVGAGLYMVSHNSDSLEEDDYYEQGLNYDQAYEKKQNVLNMKETPTIELRKDTLYIHFVSKVNRGKLLFRKPSDNNLDKELPFQTTGNLFTLPISAFDKGMWNLYVEWENAGKDFLFEEHILF; the protein is encoded by the coding sequence ATGAATTGGGGTACAAAAATTTTTTTGAGCTTGGCGGTATTTATGTTGTGCATTGTCGGGGCTGGATTGTATATGGTCAGCCACAACTCGGACAGCTTGGAAGAAGATGATTACTATGAACAGGGTTTGAACTATGATCAAGCTTATGAAAAGAAACAGAATGTGCTGAACATGAAAGAGACGCCAACTATCGAGCTTAGAAAAGATACACTTTATATCCATTTCGTCTCCAAAGTGAATAGGGGAAAGCTCTTGTTCCGTAAGCCTTCAGATAATAATCTAGATAAGGAGTTGCCATTTCAGACAACAGGTAATCTATTTACATTGCCCATTTCCGCATTCGATAAAGGAATGTGGAATTTGTATGTTGAATGGGAAAACGCAGGTAAGGACTTTCTATTTGAGGAACATATTTTATTTTAA
- the ccoN gene encoding cytochrome-c oxidase, cbb3-type subunit I, producing the protein MQLEQFNYDNRIVRNFGIATIIWGIVGMTIGLLVATQLVWPQMNFGLQYTTFGRVRPVHTNAVIFAFVGNGIFMGVYYSLQRVLKARMFSDVLSKLHFWGWQLIIVASAITLPLGLTSSHEYAEMEWPIDIAITLIWVVFGINMFGTIIKRRERHMYVAVWFYIATFVTVAVLHIVNSIQLPVAGWKSYYVYKGVQDALVQWWYGHNAVAFFLTTPYLGMMYYFLPKMANRPVYSYKLSILHFWSLIFIYIWAGPHHLLYTALPSWVQSLGVVFSIMLIAPSWGGMINGLLTLRGAWDKVRTEPMLKFMVVALTCYGMATFEGPMLSLKQVNAIAHFTDWIVAHVHVGALGWNGFMTFGILYWLIPRIYKTELYSKKLASTHFWIGTLGILFYAIPMYWAAVVQGLMWKEFTPEGVLKYPNFLATTLEILPMHMMRALGGALYLSGVFLMTFNLIKTMKQGKLLANEPAEAPALLPVQVSEQSQHRRLERKPILFMVLALIAILIGGMVEMVPTFTISKNVPTIASVQPYTALELQGRDLYVREGCVNCHTQTIRPFRSETARYGEYSKAGEYVYDTPFLWGSKRTGPDLHRIGSKYPNKWHFDHLLDPTITSPGSIMPSYPWLIDQKLDNTILKDKMKALRKLGIPYTDVAIANAEQDLNKQAQKIADDLKQNQVNVLADREIIAVIAYLQRLGTDIKAAPKVAEDVNVNQ; encoded by the coding sequence ATGCAGTTAGAGCAATTTAATTACGACAATAGAATTGTCAGAAATTTCGGAATCGCTACCATTATTTGGGGGATAGTTGGTATGACTATAGGATTGCTTGTGGCAACGCAACTCGTCTGGCCCCAAATGAACTTCGGATTGCAATATACAACATTTGGCCGTGTACGTCCAGTACATACAAACGCTGTGATATTCGCTTTCGTGGGTAACGGTATTTTTATGGGAGTCTATTACTCCTTGCAGCGGGTGCTTAAAGCAAGAATGTTCAGTGATGTCCTGAGTAAGCTTCATTTCTGGGGCTGGCAATTGATCATTGTTGCTTCGGCTATCACACTTCCGTTGGGGCTGACCTCAAGCCATGAGTATGCTGAAATGGAGTGGCCAATTGATATTGCAATTACCCTGATCTGGGTTGTATTTGGAATCAATATGTTTGGCACAATTATCAAACGACGCGAACGTCACATGTATGTCGCAGTTTGGTTCTATATCGCTACGTTTGTTACTGTAGCAGTCTTGCATATCGTTAACTCCATTCAATTGCCTGTAGCCGGATGGAAAAGCTATTATGTATACAAAGGTGTTCAGGATGCATTGGTACAATGGTGGTATGGCCATAATGCAGTGGCCTTTTTCCTAACGACTCCTTACCTGGGGATGATGTATTATTTTTTGCCAAAAATGGCCAACCGTCCCGTTTATTCCTATAAATTGAGTATTCTGCACTTTTGGTCACTGATCTTTATCTATATCTGGGCAGGACCTCATCATTTGTTATATACAGCATTACCAAGCTGGGTACAGTCCTTAGGAGTTGTATTCTCGATTATGTTGATTGCACCAAGCTGGGGTGGTATGATAAACGGTCTGTTAACGCTGCGTGGTGCCTGGGACAAGGTGCGGACAGAACCGATGCTGAAATTTATGGTCGTAGCACTGACCTGTTATGGTATGGCAACCTTTGAAGGTCCAATGCTGTCTTTAAAGCAAGTCAATGCGATCGCACACTTTACAGATTGGATCGTTGCACACGTACACGTAGGAGCATTAGGATGGAACGGATTTATGACCTTCGGTATCCTTTATTGGTTGATCCCACGTATTTATAAAACAGAACTATATTCTAAAAAGCTAGCATCGACACACTTTTGGATTGGTACATTGGGGATTTTATTTTATGCGATTCCAATGTACTGGGCAGCAGTTGTGCAAGGCTTGATGTGGAAAGAGTTTACACCGGAAGGCGTATTGAAGTATCCGAACTTCTTAGCAACAACATTGGAAATCTTACCAATGCATATGATGAGAGCATTAGGTGGGGCACTATACTTATCTGGGGTTTTCTTGATGACATTCAACTTGATTAAGACCATGAAGCAAGGGAAACTTTTGGCAAATGAACCTGCTGAAGCTCCTGCTTTATTACCGGTTCAGGTTAGTGAGCAATCTCAACATCGCCGTCTTGAACGTAAGCCCATTTTGTTTATGGTATTGGCACTTATTGCAATTCTAATCGGTGGTATGGTTGAAATGGTTCCAACATTTACCATTTCAAAAAATGTACCGACAATCGCAAGTGTACAGCCTTATACAGCGTTGGAACTGCAAGGTCGGGATCTCTATGTAAGGGAAGGTTGTGTGAATTGTCATACACAGACTATTCGGCCATTTAGATCGGAGACTGCCCGTTATGGCGAGTATAGCAAGGCGGGTGAATATGTTTACGATACACCATTCTTATGGGGATCGAAAAGAACTGGACCTGATTTGCATCGTATTGGTTCTAAATATCCTAATAAGTGGCATTTTGATCATCTTTTAGATCCAACCATTACCTCTCCTGGAAGTATTATGCCATCATATCCTTGGCTAATCGACCAAAAGCTGGATAATACGATTCTAAAAGATAAAATGAAAGCCCTTCGCAAATTGGGAATCCCCTATACGGATGTGGCAATAGCGAATGCAGAACAGGATCTGAACAAACAAGCACAGAAAATTGCGGATGATCTGAAACAAAATCAAGTCAATGTGTTAGCCGATCGTGAAATTATAGCGGTAATAGCTTATCTACAACGATTGGGAACAGATATAAAAGCAGCTCCGAAAGTGGCTGAGGATGTTAACGTAAATCAATAG
- the ccoG gene encoding cytochrome c oxidase accessory protein CcoG, which translates to MSTVVVNNANNGGSKSKNRHWIYAKKPQGILYKKRQWVGYTLLLFLFVAPFIKVNGEPFLMFNIIERKFSIFGNLFYPQDLYIFVFGMLIVMVCVVLFTVVFGRVWCGWTCPQTIFLELIFRRIEYWIEGDWQQQKKLNEGPNTDQKQLKKVLKHGIFLIISFFISNIFLAYIIGSDALIKIISDPLDQHIGGLISIILFTLVFYAVFAYLREIVCIAICPYGRLQGVLLDDQSITVAYDHRRGEPRGKQQKNASAQQGDCVDCKLCVHVCPTGIDIRNGLQLECVSCTACIDACDAVMEKIGKPKKLIGFYPMGEIEGTLKKKSNVRTVAYSIVLVLLMSVFGFLLFNRSQVDGRLLRAKGSTYQLRDDKTISNLYALELINKSGKEIPFRLVCEDPRLKIQLVNPIQKISKDGHATLSFFLIIANKDVETYKSNIKLSIYSGDKKVESLKTTFIAPPGMN; encoded by the coding sequence ATGAGTACAGTAGTAGTTAATAATGCCAATAATGGCGGATCTAAGTCAAAAAACAGACATTGGATTTATGCCAAAAAACCGCAGGGTATACTTTATAAAAAGAGACAATGGGTTGGTTATACACTGCTACTGTTCTTATTTGTAGCTCCTTTCATCAAGGTAAATGGTGAACCGTTCTTAATGTTTAATATTATTGAGCGGAAATTTTCGATTTTTGGCAACCTTTTCTATCCTCAGGATCTATACATCTTTGTGTTTGGGATGTTAATCGTAATGGTCTGTGTCGTGCTATTTACCGTTGTATTTGGTCGAGTTTGGTGCGGATGGACATGCCCACAAACGATTTTTCTCGAGTTGATCTTTAGAAGGATAGAGTATTGGATTGAAGGAGATTGGCAGCAACAGAAGAAATTAAATGAAGGTCCCAACACGGATCAAAAGCAGTTAAAGAAAGTGTTGAAGCATGGCATCTTTTTGATCATTTCGTTTTTTATATCGAACATCTTTTTGGCTTATATTATAGGTTCGGATGCGTTGATCAAAATCATTAGCGATCCACTGGATCAGCATATAGGTGGTTTGATCTCGATCATCTTATTTACGCTGGTTTTTTATGCTGTATTTGCTTATCTCAGGGAGATTGTATGTATCGCGATTTGTCCTTACGGAAGATTGCAAGGTGTCCTTTTGGATGACCAAAGTATCACTGTAGCCTATGATCACAGGCGTGGTGAACCACGAGGAAAACAACAGAAAAATGCATCTGCTCAACAAGGGGATTGTGTTGACTGCAAGCTTTGTGTCCATGTTTGTCCGACTGGGATTGATATTCGTAATGGCTTGCAATTGGAGTGTGTGAGCTGTACAGCCTGTATTGATGCCTGTGATGCTGTCATGGAAAAAATCGGCAAACCCAAAAAGCTGATCGGTTTCTATCCGATGGGAGAAATTGAAGGTACGCTCAAGAAGAAAAGTAATGTACGGACAGTTGCTTATTCTATTGTACTGGTGCTGTTAATGTCAGTATTTGGTTTTCTGCTATTTAATCGTTCTCAGGTGGATGGTCGATTGTTGCGGGCAAAGGGAAGTACTTATCAGCTTCGGGACGACAAAACCATCAGTAATCTGTATGCTTTGGAATTAATCAATAAATCAGGTAAGGAGATACCTTTTAGATTGGTCTGCGAAGATCCGAGGCTGAAGATCCAATTGGTCAATCCGATTCAAAAAATCAGTAAAGATGGGCATGCGACTTTGAGCTTTTTTCTAATTATCGCGAACAAAGACGTCGAAACATATAAAAGTAATATCAAATTATCTATCTATTCAGGGGACAAAAAGGTGGAAAGTCTAAAAACTACTTTCATTGCTCCTCCTGGCATGAATTAA